The Engystomops pustulosus chromosome 9, aEngPut4.maternal, whole genome shotgun sequence genome includes a window with the following:
- the ZBTB33 gene encoding transcriptional regulator Kaiso, whose product MEAKKLITATDTQYSGNLLQTLNDQRLQGLYCDVTVIVEDRKFRAHKNILSACSTYFHQLFIVAGPVVELNFLRAEIFAEILNYIYSAKIFRVKSDMLEELIKSGKLLGVPFIAELGIPLSQVKSMSGGGLDGSPEAQSNSDPKSSPKNSPSSSAGKDSGMPIIAESFSLSFSKDSTIETNVIEDESDDDDDVIFCSETLPTKQVKKGQEKTEPVEIPTSVPNETPTDPKTPVPTSEPPQPNEKATPTTNPPLKNISPVPSNTDTKVSTPDPPANASAAPPAPQPAPVTPAVPVQTSQNSSSSISTESTQKPTPTDAPQNLPKLQPIGMVKPKTELILDGNCITSPPASSVVSVEQPTITHKNVSFDGVQKKQVVTFSPGSSKPGEFKIKIADVVSGTSKDSSEPRRIIDGKKIITLDTASEIEGLSTGCKVYANIGEDTYDIVIPIKEDPEEGLAKLEVDDEEFPNRKRMKLKHEDHYELIVDGRVYYICIVCKRSYVCLTSLRRHFNVHSWEKKYPCRYCERVFPLAEYRTKHEIHHTGERRYQCLTCGSSFINYQVMASHIRSVHSLDPAGDSKLYRLNPCKTLQIRQYAYISENSNSTPVINDGGIVYDIDPDKSEPASAENHSGGGPKPVNWDDIFIQQSNQNMFKPTTSEGSTEFEFVIPESY is encoded by the coding sequence ATGGAGGCAAAGAAATTAATAACGGCAACTGACACCCAATATTCCGGCAACTTATTGCAAACATTAAATGACCAGCGGCTGCAGGGCTTGTATTGTGATGTCACTGTCATCGTTGAAGATCGAAAATTCAGGGCTCACAAGAATATTCTTTCTGCCTGCAGCACTTATTTCCACCAGCTGTTCATTGTCGCTGGACCAGTCGTGGAATTGAATTTCCTCAGAGCGGAAATATTTGCAGAAATTCTCAACTATATTTACAGTGCTAAAATTTTTCGTGTGAAAAGTGACATGCTGGAAGAACTGATAAAATCTGGAAAATTGCTAGGAGTTCCCTTCATAGCAGAGCTTGGAATACCCTTATCACAAGTGAAGAGTATGTCTGGTGGAGGTCTGGATGGTTCACCTGAAGCCCAGTCTAATTCAGATCCAAAGTCATCGCCTAAAAACTCTCCATCATCAAGTGCAGGGAAAGACTCAGGAATGCCAATCATCGCTGAATCATTCTCCTTATCATTCTCTAAAGATTCAACCATAGAAACAAATGTCATAGAAGATGAGtctgacgatgatgatgatgtgatctTTTGTTCTGAGACATTGCCAACAAAACAAGTGAAGAAAGGTCAGGAAAAAACAGAACCAGTGGAAATCCCAACTAGTGTTCCaaatgagacccccactgatccaaAAACACCTGTCCCGACGAGTGAACCTCCGCAGCCAAATGAAAAAGCTACACCTACAACAAACCCCCCTTTAAAAAACATTTCTCCTGTCCCAAGTAACACAGATACAAAAGTTTCTACTCCAGATCCCCCTGCAAATGCTTCTGCTGCCCCTCCAGCTCCACAGCCGGCCCCAGTTACACCTGCTGTTCCTGTCCAAACTTCCCAAAACAGCTCCTCTTCCATCTCAACAGAGTCCACTCAGAAACCAACCCCCACTGATGCTCCCCAAAACTTGCCAAAACTACAACCTATTGGAATGGTTAAACCTAAAACAGAACTGATATTAGATGGAAATTGCATTACATCTCCTCCTGCTTCCTCAGTAGTATCAGTGGAACAGCCTACAATTACACACAAAAATGTGTCTTTTGATGGTGTGCAAAAAAAGCAGGTGGTAACCTTCAGCCCCGGATCTTCCAAACCAGGGGAGTTTAAAATCAAGATTGCCGACGTTGTTTCTGGAACTAGTAAAGACTCTTCTGAGCCTCGACGCATAATAGACGGAAAGAAAATAATCACGTTGGACACCGCGTCGGAGATTGAGGGATTGTCAACCGGGTGCAAAGTTTATGCAAATATTGGTGAAGATACATATGACATAGTGATTCCCATCAAGGAAGATCCTGAAGAAGGGTTGGCCAAGCTGGAGGTGGATGATGAGGAGTTTCCCAATCGTAAACGAATGAAACTAAAACACGAGGACCACTACGAGCTCATTGTTGATGGAAGAGTCTATTATATCTGCATTGTATGCAAAAGATCATACGTTTGTCTGACAAGTTTACGAAGACATTTCAATGTTCACTCCTGGGAAAAGAAATATCCTTGTCGTTATTGTGAGAGAGTCTTTCCTCTTGCTGAATATCGTACTAAACATGAAATTCACCATACAGGTGAGAGAAGATATCAGTGCTTGACTTGTGGTAGCTCATTTATTAATTACCAAGTCATGGCGTCACACATTCGATCTGTTCACAGTTTGGACCCCGCTGGAGACTCAAAGCTTTACCGCCTAAATCCATGCAAGACATTACAGATCAGACAGTATGCATACATATCGGAAAATTCCAATTCTACCCCCGTTATCAATGATGGTGGAATCGTATATGACATTGATCCGGACAAATCTGAACCAGCATCTGCTGAGAACCACTCTGGTGGTGGGCCAAAACCTGTAAATTGGGACGATATCTTCATACAGCAGTCCAACCAGAACATGTTTAAGCCAACTACTTCAGAAGGCAGTACTGAATTTGAGTTTGTTATACCAGAATCCTATTAA